GTTTCCGCACACTCAAATCCTGTTTATCTAATCATTTATGTCTTCAATGCGTTTTTCTGTTTTTCacgtatttttagtttataattttgtgtttttgtattaGTTGTACATCTTTAGTTTCTCCATTCGTACtaataagttatgttttatacatttttaacacaacaTTTAAATTTGGCTTTCACATAATCTTAACTTTATTctcttgatttaaaatatttaatataaattttaaggttgttatttttaattataaaacgtaTTTCGGTGAAGTTTAAAAggcaattaatataattattatcaaagcACACCGGCAATTGGTCTACGCAGTGAGTGATTCCTTATGTACATTTCAATGCAGAATAAACGTGTTTGTATCTTGTTATGTATGAAATGATCTAATTatgtaatattcttaattatttctcgAAATGGTTTATTCATTTCCTGGCAAATCACATGAAACATCTTTGTTGCCACTGCTGTGGCGTGAGCCCCAAAGTTGTCTTCATGAAGTTATCGATAGTGCACGGGTCAGGACATGATGGCAGCGTTAGTTTTTCAAAGGTGTGTTGTAATCCGCGGTAATAAAGAACCTGAAACAATTTAGAAATTAGCTTATAACAACGTATTCTGAGTACCAGATAAAAATAGTAgctagaataaattataaacaccGTGCATGTTTTAGTGAAAACATCACATACAacgattttaaatatgtttaaaagtagaACGTAAACAAAACTAAAGCAATGATGAAAATACTGATATGATTAAAATAACGTATTCCTTTTACTAATACCACAGGTTCTGCAAGTTGTTCTTGAAAATTGTTGAACATTCTCTATCGCCAGACTTGACTTCTACAGTCATATGGAGAATGGAATTTACCTTTTCTTGCTACAGTGGGACAGTCACTGGTTTCACATTCCAAAGGCAGCAAATTTcgaaccaatatttaaaaaaaataccagaTCTGAGGATACAAATCTTACCGAAGGGATACTGTGGCAAGAACAGAGGAATGGGAAATAGACGTTCTAAGATGGATTAAAACTCTGGGATGGACATACACAATCAGGACGAAGTATACAGCTGTTCTGCTGAGGAAGAACCTTCttgaaatcttatttttatttcttacttcttAAAACTGTTTAGACGTGTTTTCATAAAATGGGCTTTCGAGATGATTATAGTTTACTTGGATTAATAAGACTTTCTATGcctataaatagtttaaaaaaatttcaaattcgtTAAGCTATGTTAATAAGCAATGAGAAAAAAGggtgtgtaaaaaataatatatctaacgTAATAAACTTGGAGGAGATAATACGGCTATCTCCGTACATAGGAAAGGGACCCTGCGAGTACTGTGTTTAAGTAATCGAAGGAGAGTTATAACGCTTATGATATATTCTGAatatggaattttatattttaaaggaaacaccAGAGCAGAATGACCTTTGAGAGGAAGGaatctaatttaaaacatttatatattgagATCTGAATAGTTAGATAGTTTAGATCTGAATAAGCCCATACCAAAGGtgactttaaattataaacttactgAAAATTTACAGCccttgtaaacaaaattatacttattcaaTAAATTCAGCAGCAACTAATATCgtttgagaaaaacattcttattaaatttaacctTATTTTCTctctgtaaataaaactattacctGAACCTTTGGACTGTTGCCCTCTCGATGAACCTCAAACAAGACACCATCTCCAGGTTCAACTATAGACTTCACCTCCACACCTATACCGCTCAACAGAGCGAACACTGAAGTATCAGATGTTCCATGGAACCGGTATCTTTCTTCTGCTTGATTTtgatttgagtttatttttaactgtttctgAACACTGTTCACAAGAGGCCCTAAAAAACGCAAAATTCAAATATGCTTTAGAGCTTTAAATATTTCCAGTTTGAACCAAGAGAATTTATTTGATGAACCATAACTGTTcattatataactaaaactatcacaTTTATTTACGTCTGTCCTAAACAAGTATGATACACATGTACTTTCTACTTCTATTTCCAGAAAAAGTTACTTACAGTTGTTGGCGCTGTTGAATCTACGCAGTGGCGGATTTGCTAACAGACCCACGGCcgcaaattataaaattaaaacaattaggaGAATTCTTTACTAGTTTCGGGACACAAGCAGAGAAGCTGTCTGACATGAACTTTTATGGCATTATAAGAAATTGTCGTGAAAGAAAGAAAAGTTCAACAGTAACCGATGAAGTTTATTTTGCAACATTGATTGTCTCGTagttaaattatctaaaaaaaataatgtgttttgttttaaagagtttcaaattttttaaagtaaaactatcATTAATAAGGTTTATGAATTTCTCCttttacttattcattttctGGTTAGAAACAATTTCCACACACAAGAAACTTAACCACTGTCCACCCACTGGTTATATAGGACCCAATCACACAGTTTAACGAGTAAACCAAACCAATGCCAATGTTTCAAGAGATTTTACAGACGTTTTCAACGTTTATTACGAATGTAGTTTGATGAATGTGATAAATCTCCACCgttttttaaggataaaatgcTACTTCAACCAACATTGAAACTTACTTATAAAACTGGAACTTATGAAACTTACTTTATGTTACGTATATCGGAACCCAACGCGCAAAATTTGATTTAGGATCCTCATTATCTTTTGAAAACCATAACTGGTTTTTTATCAATaagtatctaaaaaaaataactatactgtgatctcatatttaattaaaaatattaaaactcaatacattgttacaatatttttatatgttttcaagCAGAaggtgaatattttaaatgttacaaaagaaCATTATCGTAGGGGAAGGTGGGGCAAGATGGGGAAGTGGGGTAAAACGGGGAAGGGCTAGAAATCATTGTATAGTGCTGCTACCTACTCAAAACCGAGTGAACTATCTCACTAGACTCCAACCATAGTACTGACGTCGTTTGACCTCATTCTCACGCCGAGTTCCTGATATTTCACAAGGTACGTAATTTTTTCAGctgaattgaaatatttaattatttttaaggccTTATAATGTAAACATGCGTAAGCATTTCATTGAAATATAACCATACTACTGCATACTACATctaaatagaaacaaaatgacGTATTTATAgacaacacatttatttgtgtttgGTGTAACGTAACATAACCTTAAAAATAGCTTTTGGGAACCTCCCCGTCTTGCCCCCGcactttttaaatttgacattttacatTTCTCATTATGTATATGTAGCTTAAGCCTatgttatagtttgttttatacttgaaatatagttgttattcatacatttatgtgtttttgcTCACAGTTAGagttaaattacagtaaaaagttaaattatttcagCTTTTTAGATTGATGTCTGAGGACTACCATTCTATTTGTGTGGTTTTACTAGGTCTagactattttatatttactccGTTAAGACATGATCTACATATTCGACGTGATGTGTTCCAGATGGTTCGCAATTACAAACGAAAGACTACGAGGCAAGATTGGTCTTTGGATTCGATGGAAGCAGCTGTCAAAGCAGTACTTGCTGGTGAAATGGGCTCATTGAAAGCATCTAGACAATTTAATGTCCCTCAAACTACGATTGAACGACATGTAACTAAAAAAAGAGCTGACCCTAATTATGTTTTGCAAAAGAAACTAGGACCATTTACTTCCGTGTTCACGCCTGCGCAAGAAGAGGAACTCAAAGTGTACCGGACTCAAATGGAAGGGCAATTGTTTGGACTCACCATAAAAGAACTTTGCCAACTTGCTTTCCTAGTTGCAGAAAGAAACAACATCAAGCACCCATTCAATGCTGAAGCTGGTGCTGCCGGAAGAGATTGGGTGAATGCGTTTCTCAAACGAAATCCAACCTTAACTGTGAGAAAACCAGAGGCAACTTCTGCTGCGCGCGCAATGGGTTTCAACAAAACTGCCGTAGATAAATTTTTCGGACTCCTTGAAAGTCTAGTTGACAAGTTTAAGTTCACCGGAGACAGGATTTTTAATTGTGACGAAACTGGTGTAACGGTAACCCCCAAGGGTCACTCCAAAATTGTTGCCTTGAAAGGGCGCAGACAAGTGGGAACAGTTTCCTCAGCAGAAAGAGGACAGACTGTAAATCTGCGTTTCAGCTTCAGGGTGTTACGTTCCACCGATGTTGGTCTACCCGAGAAAGAGAATGCAACAAGAGTTCGAGACTGGGCTTCCAACTGGTGCCTGGGTAGAGGTCCACGAATCTGGTTGGATGACCAAAGAACCTTTTTTTAACGTGGTTCCAAAGGTTTGTGGCATTTACAGGAGCTTCAAAGGAAAGACCGATCCTTCTTAGCTTGGATGGACGCAAAACACATACGAAAAATCTGGAACTTATTGATTTTGCACGTGAAAATGGAGTCGTTTTATTTTGCTTGTCCCCACATTGTTCGCATAGGCTTTAACCTCTAAATGTTGCGTTTATGAAGCCTCTCAGTAACAATTATGAGGATGAAATAAGAAAATGGCTTCGTGCCGACCCTGGAAAGGTTGTTACTCTGCATCAGATCTCAAATTTATTCGGAAAAGTATTTATTCGTTCGGCCACCATGAGTACAGCGGTAAACGGATTTTGAAAAACAGGAATTTGGCCTTTAGACAAGAGTGTCTTTGATGAAAGTGACTTCCTCCCTTCTTCGACTACGGATGTTCCTCTTCCCACAGAAGATGTCACTGAAAATTAAGCTGCAGTTTGTGAAGGCTCAAGGAAAAATGACTCAGCTGGGATGCACGCTGAAGATGAAGAAGCTGCACCACAATCAAATAAAAGCGAAACGCCGGAAAAACAACCAGTTGAGAATCTGTTGAAAGCCAGCTGACCACCCTGAACAAGAAACAGCTGAAAGTTCAATTGCAAGTTTTGCAAAATGCAGCCGACAAATTTTAATCATAAGTGGAAAAgagaaatataagaaaaatctTCAAATAGGCGTGGAAAAACTGCTGTATTGACTGAATCCCCTTATAAGAATGAATTACTGGAGGAAATTAAAAGAAGTAGGGCTACCACTCTCAAGGATGTATCCAAACGAAAACTGTTCCAAAAGGCTAGACCTACTAAACCAACAAAGATACCGAAAAAAGACTGTAATCCAAAGGAAAAAACGAACAGTTTGTTTGATGTGTACAAGTCTTCATGTTCAAAAAACCCCTTAAGTTGTCCTAAGAGAAGGTGAGAATGATGACGAAGAATGTCTCTACTGTTATGATTTCTCGGAGGAAGGTTGGATAAGATGTGCCTTGTGTGCTCGGTGGGCGCACAACAGCTGCGCAGGAATAGAAGACGAGGATGACGATGCCACCCACATCTGTGTGTTATGTAGCAGTTGGCCACTAATCTTAAATTGAACCATGATACATTTTCAAGACTCTCCTAATATGACTGAGTagtttttcaatactgtattATGTCCAAAGGTCCAtagtatgtaattaaaattaaattaatcttggTTCCCCATTTTACCCCGCCTATGGGGCAAAACGGggagaatgttttttttttaattcgttaaaaacatttaatggcAAATTTTTCTACTTTTCTCAAGTTTTCTATGtagttaaatagtttaataaacaagttgaagtaaaattgtgttttaataccTCTTTTTAACCCCTTTTATGAAGGGTGGAAGTTAGCTTCACCATCTTGCCCCGCCTTCCCCTATTTTGCCACATAGTCTTTTTCTAAGAAAAATTAGGCGTACTCTTTTTtgctatattttacaataattctgTTTtgcttaaaagaaattaaattcccATACTTAGAGTTTGCAATAACAGGCTAAACTCTGAAAAGCTCATTTTCCATGTAATtgctatacattttaataaaaacaagcaTAAAAGGGTAGttttacattatacaaaaatGCTTATACAAACAAGAacaatataatcttttaaaagttGGAGCAACGAGAAACGCTAAAACTGCTCTCCTTTGTGACGGCCACTTGATCTGTTGTTGCTGGTCTAAAAGAAGGTCGTGTTTAATCTCATATACGATTCTTACAAGTAGACAATATCCAAATCAGAAATTTCGCAATTTCTGTGttgcgttttattttgaaattagtttgattacattttactatttaaaatttaagtattagttATATCAAAgcataatatgataatatttataaaagtggGAAGGCGCAACAAATTGTTTTCCGTTCGACAGTGCAATGGTTAGTTATGTTTATACTATGGTGACATCATTGGAAGGTTTTTTAATCCTATGCAGGTAAGTAGTTCAGACCAGTAGGCGTGGAgtactaagtttaatttttaataattatttttttaataagtagatGGCGAGGTTCATGTTAGCAATTGATGAGGGACTGAAACTGAAAAAAAGTTTGGATACTAAATCACTATTAAGTTAACCACTAGACTGTTTCATCAAGGTAGGTGcccaaaaaagtaattaatgatATCCTGGCGGTCATTAACCATGAATTCCgatagttttatacaaataacatcatccaactgttaattttatttataatgaatacgATAGTGAAGGACAAAAGATTTCCACAACTTGAGAAGTCCGGTTATGCTATAATTTACTTCAACTCATTCAGCTCCCTTTCAGGAACGAAACACCGAAATTTCGCAATCCGAGAATGTGTAGTATTTTAAACAACGTTGTCAGttatgttaattttcaaacaaatacttTAGGATACAGTTTTAGATTGttcattacattttgtaaatactttgtttgaagtttatttttgacaatggaaggattgtgaagaaaaccgaatttttccggacatttgcaatcgttcagtgaaacagaaaatcagtaacactacattttgagatctgcaatctgatctattcttcaggttagataataactaacctaacacataataattacaaactatgttaaaatataaaaaatcataccaaagcgtcgtggcacgcctaagtcaggaatcactaccaccatgttgtgtgtcaacttcactaactctaaaacgtgcacttaataaaaaaatctatacacaacactaatcattaaaactgaactacagaatacagttcACAATACGTCtacattcgtctactaaccacatACGActaaccagaggccaatagcaaatggcaatccTCACACcagaaagaaacaagatggcggaattGACTAACTATCATTCcactaaatcaaactttttagaaataggcaaaaaactgtataatttgttacCAAACCATATCCAACAACTTAgctaaaccttttaaaatgaaaattaaatgtttgttgttggatTTCTGCTGTTACAATATTGAAGAGTTTGTTAGTTTAATAAGTCACCTGCTGATTTCAAAGCTTGAGGGTTATGGTGTGCGTGGCTCACTCCTGAGGTGGTTGGAGAGTTACCTGAAAGACAGATTTCTTATCGTCAAATTTGATGGTCTTGCCTCTAGCCCCTTTGGAGTTTTATCAGGAGTCCCTCAGGGGTCGCATCTGGGCCCCCTTCTCTTCAGCATATTTATGAATGACATTGGCAGTGTTATTACCACGAACTTccttatgtatgctgacgatatgAAGATTTTTGAGAGAGTCCCCACTAACCTGGGATACGAAGCATTACAAAGTTCTCTGAACAACATTGTTGACTGGTGTCGTGCGAACGGAATGGGAGTTGAATGCGACTAAGTGTGTTGTCTTATCCTACAAACGTGGTGCTAATACTTTCACCAATGAATACTATTTAAATAGCACTTTATTGAGGAGAGTGGATAAGGTCAAGGATCTGGGGGTAATTATGTCACCTTCTCTCAGTCCCCAGGAACACATTCTACAAATCATCGCAAGAGCTAACTCGTTATTGGGGTTCATATTTAGATCCACGAAACATTTCAACTCACCATACACTCTTGTCGTCTTGTATAAGTCTCTGGTTCTCCCTGTTCTGGAGTATGGATCGGTCATTTGGTCGCCCTACCAATTCAACCATATCGCCCAACTACAGGGTGTCCAGGAGCGCTTCATCAGGATGCTTGGCTCCAGGTTGGGTTTCACTTACCGCACAACTCCTATAAGCGAAGTCGAGAGTCAATTTAACCTCCTACCTCTACATAGAAGACGTCAGCTCACGGATCTGGTGACTCTTTTCAAACTGGTGAATGGACTCCTTGACTGCCCAGGTCTCCTCAGTGGCATTGACTTCTCCATCTCAAGAGGAACTCGTTCGATGACCATCTTCCGTAGACGCTACCATCCTACTTACTACGCTTACCACAGTGGTCTCTCTAGACTTCTTAGGACTGGAAGTGATGCTGCTCCACATGTTGATTTCTTCAATGAGACTGTCGCATCCTTCAAGAGAAAAGTGGCTTCCCTTGTAAACAACTAACTAGTAGCCTGCCCCctcgcgcgcgcgcacgcacacacacactcaaacacgcacgtcactggtatgcatgtagtggatttagtttatatttatttcaatgttaaattatttaagatgttaagatgttgttgattatttattaggtttacgcatgttactgattatttatctttttttgcatgtcgctagttatttattgttacttttgcatgtgtcaaatcttgttatcacttagttgttatttaattcttatcatacactacacatttattactgttgcttcgtttttatatttaactatttattattgtttttgtttttttttaccttttcgttGGTTATTTGTTAactcatatttattactaattcgctgtttttttttattacttattttaacaatgtttgttatttaattatatatgtatacattattatattagtgccattaatagtttatactccttttaacttattacatgtacaagtggtgtaattccgttggaagaataaataaataaataaagtcagGTAGATAGACTTAGTAATTAGTCAAATAATCATTAAGCATAAGCATGACGTTGTGTcgcatttgtgaaaatgtttaccacaataaattttctgatttttgATTTCTGAATATATCAATGTATCAATTGATATAATATCAATTTGAATAATATCAACACGACACTACGGTGTTATTTGTTGATAAAACGTAACCTAACCACTCCTGCTACTACATAATAAACATTCttccaataattattatttctgtaagtttcaataaaaatccAACTAAACTCAACAGTAGCATACGTATGACTATAATGGCCTGTGACTAAAGTACTAGATCAAAACATGACATCAATACAAAACATGTTTgttcttgataaaaatatatcgctctttaattatgataaatactattttaaagataatatggAACGTTGTAAAAAGAACTATGCTTcccagaaaataaatgtttttcttaattattgctataaattgtaaatggtattatattgtattagaaTGGCCTACTTTAAGTAAATTTTACCTGCAAAAAACTGTAGTACATCCCTGCTGCGGTTTAAATATATGTTGTCATAAAAGAACTCTAGTTCAATAGGTTCTAGGAGATCCGGAAAAATAGGTTTATTTTGATATTCCGGCCGAGGCTGAGTGGCCCACGCTGGAAGTGAAAGTCCATTcaaattctaaaacatatttcaaattagttttggatttaaatttagtgttaatATAAACCGGATGGAAAACTTCAAATCCAAAACTGCACACACGTGATCAAAACATATCActagtataatacatttttttcttagtGAACATGAACTACAGACAATATTGTACTAATAACTATGTTTATCTAAATTACAAATTctgcacaattttttaaagtgttcGAATCAATTTAAGAGTGTGTATTTGTAACAACTATGTTCAGTGTTGCAATTGCACTTACTTAAAAAGTGTTGTAGTCTAGTCTATTTATCTAGTCCGTTAAGCATTtagtaaatttgatattttacagagTATTTCATAACCATgcttgtattaaattttgtacactttaaaATCGGGTTCATCTATAAACGCTAACACGTCATCCAAGAGGCTATGCTGGGGAACAAAACCACTCTCAAAACAAGGCGTTAATGGTGCAAGTTCCTGAAATTGAAAACAACGTACTTACCGCTTTCCATAAAACGTGTATTTGTTATTTCATGACAAAATACTACACGCTTTTATAAAAATCGGCAAAGACAATAAAAACTGTTGTACTGtagcctttaaaatataaaataatacagaacaGCGTCATATAAGTTTTGTAAGCAAAATTATGTCAGTCTAATTTTCGTAAATTGCAACACTAAATGTAAGCAGTAGAATATATTAACTATAAGcataatttatacttattgtCTGTATCGAATAAAAAGATACAAAAAAGATAAATCGAACACAATAACTTGTAATTATACAACGCAACGGTTGCCCAACGTTTATGATCATATCCGACTTGGTTGGTTAATGTTTAGTCTGGTATGTATTACGTTTCACAAACCATATAACGGCAGACATCtgcattgaaatttaaatattatgttgtttactCTGTCTGAACTGTATAACTTACTTCAaactgtaaaatatcaaaaatgtcACTGACTGCAAGTACCGAGTTTGCATCTGGGATCCCAGTAAAATTTTGCAGCAACTTATAGAGCAGCTGTCGTTCTTCTGTTGGGTCAGGCCTTCCTGCGACCTCAAGTCCATTCCTGACTATTGTCGCGATTCTTGGACATACTCCAGGGGCAATACT
The Homalodisca vitripennis isolate AUS2020 chromosome 4, UT_GWSS_2.1, whole genome shotgun sequence DNA segment above includes these coding regions:
- the LOC124361306 gene encoding lysosomal acid phosphatase-like encodes the protein MLSVYAQVMQRMTSHLASNMYAVLITVLVGLATGNVEYSGRTLYPTLNAALPPTKNLQYVYGIFRHGIRSPTRMPYPNDPNRPKYPLIFPGTRGKLTRAGQQLMYRVGQNLNTRYGDFVGGYTQEKVHVSATNISTRTTVSSLCVMAGQFPPYKPIFKDLPNWQPIPVWQNTSDFDKAYLYDDPSIAPGVCPRIATIVRNGLEVAGRPDPTEERQLLYKLLQNFTGIPDANSVLAVSDIFDILQFENLNGLSLPAWATQPRPEYQNKPIFPDLLEPIELEFFYDNIYLNRSRDVLQFFAGPLVNSVQKQLKINSNQNQAEERYRFHGTSDTSVFALLSGIGVEVKSIVEPGDGVLFEVHREGNSPKVQVLYYRGLQHTFEKLTLPSCPDPCTIDNFMKTTLGLTPQQWQQRCFM